In Arthrobacter sp. SLBN-112, a genomic segment contains:
- a CDS encoding extracellular solute-binding protein has translation MKNLLRAAAVAAVTALALTACGGGSSTNSADVSPTGEIKPREISWLLSRPADGAVINIMKKLADEYATDHPGFKLNLITTPDRPSYIQKLETLAAANKLPELFDTDATPFAQQLAKQGKMLDAEKLLKSLDIYGNYRPGALDYQRFDDGSLYMIPFQFELEFMWYNKALLAKAGVAVPRSLDDIPAMCTALRSKGITPIAIDGQDQWPLERYVAYQPFREAGPDFVQKLKKGDAKFSDAAGQKTVNWLAELGKAKCFQDGFSAQGYSDAQNQFTSGQAAMYNIGTWELPSLATDKLNPAVRNDIDFFTLPTTEGSVTAANEFVSPSGIGMAVNAKTYDPLVSDFLKFALKKYPAEYAATGALSPTTDVQTTVPANATPLFQKALDQAKDLGSKQAMPWDTQLDPTTNGRLQQELVLLVQGEVTPQQFTETLDSTIAQNAPKFFK, from the coding sequence ATGAAGAACCTGCTCCGCGCTGCCGCCGTCGCAGCAGTCACCGCCCTGGCGCTCACAGCTTGTGGCGGCGGCAGTTCCACCAATTCCGCCGACGTCAGCCCCACCGGCGAGATCAAGCCCCGGGAAATCTCCTGGCTGCTCTCCCGCCCGGCAGATGGCGCCGTCATCAACATCATGAAGAAGCTGGCTGACGAATATGCCACGGACCACCCCGGCTTCAAGTTGAACCTGATCACCACCCCGGACCGGCCCTCCTACATCCAAAAGCTCGAGACCCTGGCCGCGGCCAACAAGCTTCCCGAACTGTTCGACACCGACGCCACCCCCTTCGCCCAGCAACTGGCCAAGCAGGGCAAGATGCTCGACGCCGAAAAGCTGTTGAAATCCCTGGACATCTACGGCAACTACCGCCCCGGCGCACTGGACTACCAGCGCTTCGACGACGGGTCCCTCTACATGATTCCGTTCCAGTTCGAGCTGGAGTTCATGTGGTACAACAAGGCACTCCTGGCGAAGGCAGGCGTGGCCGTACCCAGGTCCCTGGACGACATCCCGGCCATGTGCACCGCGCTGCGCAGCAAAGGGATCACCCCCATTGCCATCGACGGCCAGGACCAGTGGCCGTTGGAGCGGTACGTCGCCTACCAGCCATTCCGCGAAGCCGGGCCTGATTTCGTGCAGAAACTGAAGAAGGGCGACGCCAAGTTCAGCGACGCCGCCGGGCAGAAGACCGTCAACTGGCTGGCCGAGCTGGGCAAGGCCAAGTGCTTCCAGGACGGTTTCTCCGCCCAGGGCTACTCGGACGCGCAAAACCAGTTCACCTCCGGCCAGGCCGCGATGTACAACATTGGAACCTGGGAGCTGCCCAGCCTGGCCACGGACAAGCTCAACCCCGCTGTCCGCAACGACATCGACTTCTTCACCCTGCCAACCACCGAAGGATCCGTGACGGCGGCAAACGAGTTCGTCTCGCCGTCGGGCATCGGCATGGCCGTCAATGCCAAGACCTACGATCCCCTGGTGAGCGACTTCCTGAAGTTTGCCCTGAAGAAGTACCCCGCTGAATACGCGGCGACCGGCGCACTGTCCCCCACCACCGACGTTCAAACCACTGTCCCCGCCAACGCCACGCCGCTGTTCCAAAAGGCCCTGGACCAGGCGAAGGACCTCGGCTCCAAGCAGGCCATGCCGTGGGATACCCAGCTGGACCCCACCACCAACGGGCGGCTGCAGCAGGAACTGGTCCTGCTGGTGCAAGGCGAGGTCACGCCCCAGCAGTTCACGGAGACGCTGGACAGCACCATCGCCCAGAACGCCCCCAAGTTCTTCAAGTAA
- a CDS encoding sugar ABC transporter permease has product MLPNRSRTSVLVFLLPPLLLYGAAVLFPILQSLFLSFFSWNGISDMEFVGLANYVRMFVGDDIFWRAFLNALIYLAICLVLQLGGALAVASLLTSLRRGRELIKTLYLLPAVISTVAIAFLFVRIYSLEPVGLLNQLLHWIGLGSLERPWLSDVNTVLAAVSAPEGWRFTGLYMLIIYAALLAVPKELEEAAVLDGASRWTLFSKIRFPYIRPVWITTTIMATTYGLRGFDIPYLMTNGGPGQSSELLTTYMYKTAFTSTDFGYASTISVFIVIECLAAVGLILFLLKRKADA; this is encoded by the coding sequence ATGCTGCCCAACAGGTCACGGACATCGGTCCTGGTCTTCCTGCTCCCTCCGCTGCTGCTCTATGGCGCTGCGGTCCTCTTCCCCATCCTCCAGTCCCTGTTCCTGAGCTTCTTCTCCTGGAACGGCATCAGCGACATGGAATTCGTCGGGCTGGCGAACTACGTCCGGATGTTCGTCGGTGATGACATCTTCTGGCGGGCGTTCCTGAACGCGCTCATCTACCTGGCCATCTGCCTGGTGCTGCAGCTCGGCGGCGCCCTGGCAGTGGCGAGCCTCCTCACCTCCCTCCGCCGCGGACGGGAGCTCATCAAAACCCTCTACCTGCTGCCGGCAGTGATCTCCACCGTGGCCATCGCCTTCCTCTTCGTCCGGATCTACTCGCTGGAACCGGTGGGACTGCTGAACCAGCTGCTCCACTGGATCGGGCTGGGCAGCCTGGAACGGCCATGGCTTTCGGATGTGAACACGGTCCTGGCGGCCGTGTCCGCACCGGAAGGCTGGCGCTTCACCGGGTTGTACATGCTGATCATCTACGCGGCACTGCTCGCGGTGCCCAAGGAGTTGGAGGAAGCGGCCGTCCTGGACGGTGCCTCACGGTGGACGCTGTTCAGCAAGATCCGGTTCCCGTACATCCGCCCGGTATGGATCACCACCACCATCATGGCCACCACCTACGGCCTGCGGGGGTTCGACATCCCCTACCTGATGACCAACGGCGGCCCGGGACAGTCCTCCGAGCTACTCACCACCTACATGTACAAGACGGCGTTCACCAGCACGGACTTCGGCTACGCGAGCACCATCTCGGTGTTCATCGTCATCGAGTGCCTCGCCGCCGTCGGCCTCATCCTGTTCCTGCTGAAGCGAAAGGCAGACGCATGA
- a CDS encoding carbohydrate ABC transporter permease, giving the protein MITQAAPPAQPPAVVPPKGAPTRRKRRPDLFRTLTRVLIMLIVIVQVYPLAWLFLTSLRSEHDFATGDPFALPGSLTWENYARAFETGNLGRNILNSFVVTMGANVLIVLLGMMAAYAIQVLGFRLSKLVRGLFLIGIIVPVQIALVPLFIDYSQVNLLDTYQSMIIPLAGFSLPMSVYLFSSFYEYIPKETYEAASLDGAGPYRIFGLITLPLSVNTVVTVVLVNSIFIWNDFIFANTFVLSEDLKTIPLGLQNYIGAMGKVDWTATFAAVCVTITPLLLVFLVLNKAMIQGLESGATKG; this is encoded by the coding sequence ATGATCACCCAGGCAGCCCCGCCCGCCCAGCCGCCCGCCGTCGTACCTCCCAAGGGCGCCCCAACCCGCCGCAAGCGCCGGCCGGACCTGTTCCGCACGCTGACCCGGGTGCTGATCATGCTCATTGTGATCGTGCAGGTGTACCCGCTGGCGTGGCTGTTCCTGACCAGCCTGCGCAGCGAACACGACTTCGCCACCGGCGATCCTTTCGCGTTGCCGGGTTCGCTGACGTGGGAGAACTATGCCCGCGCCTTCGAAACCGGCAACCTGGGCCGGAACATCCTGAACAGCTTCGTGGTGACCATGGGCGCCAACGTCCTGATCGTGCTGCTGGGGATGATGGCCGCGTACGCCATCCAGGTGCTCGGCTTCCGGCTCAGCAAGCTGGTCCGCGGCCTGTTCCTCATCGGCATCATCGTCCCGGTCCAGATCGCGCTGGTCCCGCTGTTCATCGACTACTCCCAGGTGAACCTGCTGGATACCTACCAGTCGATGATCATCCCGCTGGCCGGCTTCTCCCTGCCCATGTCCGTGTACCTGTTCTCCTCGTTTTACGAATATATTCCTAAAGAGACATATGAGGCGGCGTCCCTGGACGGTGCGGGCCCATACCGGATTTTCGGCCTGATCACCCTGCCGCTGTCAGTGAACACGGTGGTCACCGTGGTCCTGGTGAACAGCATCTTCATCTGGAACGACTTCATCTTCGCCAACACGTTCGTCCTCTCCGAAGACCTCAAGACCATCCCCCTGGGCCTGCAGAACTACATCGGCGCCATGGGCAAGGTGGACTGGACGGCCACCTTTGCCGCCGTGTGCGTCACCATCACTCCGCTGCTGCTGGTGTTCCTGGTGCTCAACAAGGCAATGATCCAGGGGCTTGAGAGCGGGGCGACGAAGGGATGA
- a CDS encoding LacI family DNA-binding transcriptional regulator, with product MSSMENGAGAAAGAPQGPPHAPERAHPVTLREVAEAAGVSTATVSLVVNKKKDARIAEETRRRVKEAIRTLGYRPNAMAKTLVSGTSKFIGLVADGVATTPFAGQIIHGAQDEAWKHGYALLIANTEGNGELEQDAISMMLEYKVRGILYSTWFHRATDIPAPLREADFVLVNCFSDEPGARAVVPDEVQGGRSATEILLRNGHRRIAFINATIPAPAKDGRLAGYRQALEEAGIPFDPDLVMESYPDQEGGYRATAELLKRDVTAVFCYNDRMAMGLYDGLREHGLAIPEDMAVVGFDNQEVIAAHLRPPLSTVALPHYELGAAGVRMLLGLDAAVDGAAKIQCPAVERNSVQTKARA from the coding sequence ATGAGTTCAATGGAGAATGGTGCGGGCGCAGCCGCCGGCGCGCCGCAGGGTCCGCCGCACGCGCCGGAACGCGCCCACCCCGTGACCCTCCGCGAAGTCGCGGAAGCGGCCGGTGTTTCCACCGCCACCGTGTCCCTGGTGGTCAACAAGAAGAAGGACGCCCGCATTGCCGAGGAAACCCGGCGGCGCGTGAAGGAGGCCATCCGCACCCTGGGCTACCGGCCCAATGCGATGGCAAAGACCCTGGTCAGCGGCACGTCCAAGTTCATCGGGCTGGTGGCCGACGGTGTGGCCACCACGCCCTTTGCCGGCCAGATCATCCACGGCGCGCAGGATGAGGCGTGGAAGCACGGGTATGCGCTGCTCATCGCCAACACCGAGGGCAACGGCGAACTGGAGCAGGACGCCATCAGCATGATGCTGGAGTACAAGGTCCGCGGCATCCTCTACTCCACCTGGTTCCACCGGGCCACGGACATCCCGGCGCCGCTGCGGGAAGCCGACTTTGTCCTGGTGAACTGCTTTTCCGATGAACCGGGGGCCCGGGCCGTCGTTCCGGACGAGGTCCAGGGCGGGCGCTCGGCCACGGAGATCCTGCTCCGGAACGGCCACCGCCGCATAGCCTTCATCAATGCCACGATCCCGGCTCCGGCCAAGGACGGCCGGTTGGCCGGCTACCGGCAAGCCTTGGAGGAGGCCGGGATCCCGTTCGATCCGGACCTGGTGATGGAGTCCTACCCGGACCAGGAAGGCGGCTACCGGGCTACGGCGGAACTCCTCAAACGGGATGTCACCGCCGTGTTCTGCTACAACGACCGGATGGCCATGGGCCTCTACGACGGGCTGCGGGAACACGGCCTGGCCATCCCGGAGGACATGGCGGTGGTGGGGTTCGACAACCAGGAAGTGATTGCCGCCCACCTGCGCCCGCCGCTGTCCACGGTTGCCCTTCCGCATTACGAGCTCGGCGCTGCGGGTGTCCGGATGCTGCTGGGCCTCGACGCTGCCGTTGACGGGGCAGCCAAGATCCAGTGCCCCGCCGTCGAACGGAACTCCGTCCAGACCAAGGCCCGTGCGTAG
- a CDS encoding ribokinase, whose protein sequence is MSAAVAQGGSGSTGRIVVVGSLNADLTIYCERLPQPGETVHGNGFAVNPGGKSANQAVAAGRLGGHVSLVGAVGDDANGKMLQASVAGAGVDVGHVRTSGEPTGVAVIAVDAHGENNIIISAGANGILSPDDVAGAADVLDGAAVVSLCLEVAMPTVLAAAQAGHDAGATVLLNLSPYAHIPAELAELTDVLLVNAHEAALFLGPGASVPGADANAAQWDAVRERFAGRGIGQVLVTLGAHGSVVLDSEATPGSRVTFVAPTRVDAVDTTGAGDAFTGAVAVRLAAGDALADAAAFASVAAALATTRKGTQAAYPEAADVERRLRAS, encoded by the coding sequence ATGAGCGCGGCCGTGGCCCAGGGGGGCTCCGGCAGCACCGGCCGAATCGTCGTCGTCGGCTCCCTGAATGCAGACCTGACCATCTACTGCGAACGCCTGCCCCAGCCCGGCGAGACCGTGCACGGCAACGGATTCGCCGTGAACCCGGGCGGCAAGAGCGCCAACCAGGCCGTGGCCGCGGGCCGGCTGGGCGGACACGTCAGCCTGGTGGGTGCCGTGGGGGACGACGCCAACGGCAAGATGCTCCAGGCCTCGGTTGCCGGCGCCGGCGTGGACGTGGGGCACGTGCGGACATCCGGCGAACCCACCGGCGTTGCGGTGATCGCCGTCGACGCCCACGGCGAGAACAACATCATCATCTCCGCCGGAGCCAACGGCATCCTGTCCCCGGACGACGTTGCCGGGGCCGCGGACGTCCTGGACGGCGCCGCCGTCGTCAGCCTCTGCCTGGAGGTGGCCATGCCCACGGTGCTGGCCGCCGCGCAGGCAGGGCACGACGCCGGCGCAACGGTTTTGCTGAATCTCTCGCCCTACGCGCATATTCCGGCAGAGCTGGCTGAACTGACCGACGTCCTGCTGGTGAACGCCCACGAGGCAGCGCTGTTCCTTGGCCCCGGGGCCTCCGTCCCGGGTGCGGATGCCAACGCAGCGCAATGGGATGCCGTCCGGGAACGGTTTGCCGGCCGGGGGATCGGGCAGGTCCTGGTGACCCTCGGCGCGCACGGGTCCGTGGTCCTGGATTCGGAGGCAACTCCGGGCTCCCGCGTGACCTTCGTGGCCCCCACACGCGTGGACGCCGTGGACACCACCGGCGCAGGCGACGCCTTCACCGGGGCTGTTGCCGTCCGGCTGGCCGCTGGGGACGCGCTCGCCGATGCCGCCGCGTTCGCCTCCGTTGCCGCGGCCCTGGCCACCACACGGAAAGGAACCCAAGCGGCGTACCCGGAAGCGGCCGACGTCGAACGCCGCCTCCGCGCGTCCTGA
- a CDS encoding MFS transporter, with product MTATTTETTTGRGNIAALMTALLAACVAFQLNASMLSPALVTMGEELKTDQAVIGLSQTWFFTAAALFSLFLPRLSDIVGRKKVLVGMMVLMAAGSVIAALAPDVTWLFVGRIIQGISGPTVPLCLIMLRSAVSNPRKYGTLMGLITAVNGGVAGVDSFVGGYFAEHFGFRSIFWLMVVLAAAATALIMVLATESKPAAGTTMDWRGVFSIVVAVGALLTALNEGSKLVAGFSSATLMLSLALVLVSAVAFFAFWRTEQRAARPMVETVHLRQRATWAPLLTTTLTMTGIFAVINGIVPAYVQAAAPGFSIGPTEMSLIILTPYALLGWLVGPLSGRLAPVLGYTRVLRIGLLGSIAALAVIAFLGLGSLPMMIAGTVLLGIMYAGTVNIMLNGLGVVLSPAGNPGFLPGMNAGAFNLGAGLSFLILPAVLVATQALGDAKASYLTVVLVGLALTVAAFAASLLIPKPVEAEVAA from the coding sequence ATGACTGCCACGACCACCGAAACCACCACCGGCCGCGGCAACATCGCCGCCCTCATGACCGCCCTTCTGGCCGCCTGCGTGGCGTTCCAGCTCAACGCCTCCATGCTCAGCCCCGCCCTGGTGACCATGGGCGAGGAACTCAAGACTGACCAGGCCGTCATCGGCCTCTCCCAGACCTGGTTCTTCACCGCCGCCGCCCTGTTCTCCCTGTTCCTGCCCCGCCTGAGCGACATCGTGGGACGCAAGAAGGTCCTGGTGGGCATGATGGTGCTGATGGCCGCGGGGTCCGTCATCGCAGCGCTCGCCCCGGACGTCACCTGGCTCTTCGTGGGCCGCATCATCCAGGGCATCAGCGGACCCACCGTCCCGCTCTGCCTGATCATGCTGCGCTCCGCCGTCAGCAACCCACGCAAATACGGCACGCTCATGGGCCTCATCACCGCCGTCAACGGCGGCGTGGCCGGCGTCGACTCCTTCGTGGGCGGCTACTTCGCCGAGCACTTCGGCTTCCGCAGCATCTTCTGGCTGATGGTGGTCCTGGCCGCCGCCGCCACCGCCCTCATCATGGTCCTTGCCACGGAGAGCAAGCCCGCCGCCGGCACCACCATGGACTGGCGCGGCGTCTTCTCCATCGTCGTGGCTGTCGGCGCCCTCCTGACCGCCCTGAACGAAGGCTCCAAGCTGGTGGCCGGCTTCTCCTCCGCCACCCTGATGCTGAGCCTGGCCCTGGTCCTCGTCTCGGCCGTCGCCTTCTTCGCCTTCTGGCGCACCGAACAACGGGCGGCCCGGCCGATGGTGGAAACGGTGCACCTGCGCCAGCGCGCCACCTGGGCTCCGCTGCTCACCACCACCCTGACCATGACCGGCATCTTCGCCGTCATCAACGGGATCGTCCCCGCGTACGTCCAGGCCGCGGCGCCCGGCTTCAGCATCGGCCCCACCGAGATGTCGCTGATCATCCTCACCCCGTACGCCTTGCTCGGCTGGCTGGTGGGTCCGCTCAGCGGGCGGCTGGCCCCGGTCCTCGGCTACACCAGGGTGCTGCGGATCGGCCTCCTCGGCAGCATCGCCGCGCTGGCCGTCATCGCCTTCCTCGGCCTGGGCAGCCTGCCGATGATGATCGCCGGCACCGTCTTGCTGGGCATCATGTACGCCGGTACCGTCAACATCATGCTCAACGGACTCGGCGTTGTCCTCTCGCCCGCCGGCAACCCCGGCTTCCTGCCCGGCATGAACGCCGGTGCCTTCAACCTGGGCGCCGGCCTGAGCTTCCTCATCCTGCCCGCCGTCCTGGTGGCGACGCAGGCGCTCGGCGATGCGAAGGCCTCCTACCTGACCGTCGTGCTTGTCGGGCTGGCCCTCACCGTGGCGGCGTTCGCCGCCTCGCTGTTGATCCCCAAGCCGGTTGAGGCCGAGGTGGCCGCATGA
- a CDS encoding nucleoside hydrolase has product MTWRTIVEPNPQPNQQEPRKIILDCDPGHDDAVALLLAHGNPNIELLAVTTVVGNQTLEKVTRNALAVGTIAGITGVPFAAGCPRPLVRSIETAPDIHGESGMDGPALPESTIELDPRHAVDLIIDTVMAHEPGTVTLVPTAGLTNIAMAARKEPRIVERVKEVVLMGGGYHVGNWSAVAEFNIIIDPEAAHIVFNEKWPVVMVGLDLTHQALATPDVVEKIATIGTAPAKFVTELMDFFAHTYKDAQGFEYPPVHDPCAVAYVIDPSIVSTRKVPVNIELQGALTLGMTVADFRAPAPADCHTSVAVDLDHARFWDLVTDALVRIGEPGTGDQKGKGNASDVEPGHSAHLTAGGVK; this is encoded by the coding sequence ATGACGTGGAGAACCATCGTGGAACCAAATCCTCAACCGAACCAGCAAGAGCCCCGGAAGATCATCCTGGACTGCGACCCCGGCCACGACGACGCCGTGGCCCTGCTGCTTGCGCACGGCAACCCGAACATCGAACTGCTGGCCGTCACCACGGTGGTGGGCAACCAGACCCTCGAAAAAGTCACCCGGAACGCCCTGGCCGTAGGCACCATCGCCGGCATCACCGGCGTCCCCTTCGCCGCCGGCTGCCCGCGCCCCCTGGTCCGCAGCATCGAAACCGCGCCGGACATCCACGGCGAGTCCGGCATGGACGGCCCCGCCCTCCCCGAGTCCACCATCGAACTGGACCCGCGCCACGCCGTCGACCTCATCATCGATACCGTCATGGCACACGAGCCCGGCACCGTCACCCTGGTCCCCACCGCCGGCCTGACCAACATCGCCATGGCCGCCCGCAAGGAACCGCGCATCGTGGAACGCGTCAAGGAAGTGGTCCTGATGGGCGGCGGCTACCACGTGGGGAACTGGAGCGCCGTGGCCGAGTTCAACATCATCATCGACCCCGAGGCCGCCCACATTGTCTTCAACGAGAAATGGCCGGTAGTGATGGTGGGCCTGGACCTCACCCACCAGGCCCTGGCCACCCCGGACGTCGTGGAAAAGATCGCCACCATCGGCACAGCGCCCGCTAAATTCGTCACCGAGCTGATGGACTTCTTCGCCCACACCTACAAGGACGCGCAGGGCTTCGAGTACCCGCCCGTCCACGATCCCTGCGCCGTCGCGTACGTCATCGATCCCAGCATCGTCAGCACCCGCAAAGTCCCGGTGAACATCGAACTGCAGGGTGCCCTCACCCTTGGCATGACCGTCGCCGACTTCCGCGCCCCCGCCCCGGCCGATTGCCACACCAGCGTGGCCGTGGACCTGGACCACGCACGGTTCTGGGACCTCGTCACCGACGCTCTGGTCCGCATCGGCGAGCCCGGCACCGGTGACCAAAAGGGCAAAGGCAACGCGTCCGACGTCGAGCCCGGCCACAGTGCCCACCTCACCGCCGGAGGGGTCAAGTAA
- a CDS encoding LacI family DNA-binding transcriptional regulator, translated as MVAARAGVSVATVSLVANGKTAGRVSEDNISRVQEAIAELGYVVDGIGSSLAKGVSSIVILVAPDISNPFFAKVISGVRESLGPNYQLLLSVTDSGEFPKAADVRKLMSLRPAGLLVDAPNAGFLADLSVTGPLVLLDAPGLESFAPAVNLDVAQGARELAAHLAGAGHRRVAYLDSVTGTATFTIRRDAFLAEAASLGMTVDPDHMPATTIDVGAAAAAFADAWPGWQRQGVTAVVCATDTHAYGVLQEARVAGVRIPAELAVAGFDDLPYSATSSPGLTSVHLPAAHLGLKAGEQLRRLMEGRALEQEELVLESSLVVRGSTSAGET; from the coding sequence ATGGTGGCCGCGCGGGCCGGGGTTTCGGTGGCCACGGTATCGCTGGTGGCCAACGGCAAGACGGCCGGCCGGGTGTCCGAGGACAACATTTCCCGGGTGCAGGAGGCCATCGCCGAGCTTGGCTATGTGGTGGACGGCATCGGCAGTTCGCTGGCCAAGGGCGTCAGTTCAATTGTGATCCTGGTGGCGCCGGATATCTCCAACCCGTTCTTCGCCAAGGTGATCAGCGGGGTCCGGGAATCCTTGGGACCCAATTACCAACTGCTTCTCTCGGTCACGGACTCAGGTGAATTTCCCAAGGCCGCGGACGTCCGGAAGCTGATGTCCCTGCGGCCGGCAGGGCTTTTGGTTGACGCCCCGAATGCCGGGTTCCTGGCAGACCTTTCGGTGACCGGCCCCCTGGTGTTGCTGGACGCTCCGGGCCTGGAGTCATTTGCGCCGGCCGTGAACCTTGATGTTGCCCAGGGCGCGCGGGAATTGGCTGCGCACCTCGCCGGGGCGGGCCACCGGCGCGTGGCCTACCTGGACAGCGTTACCGGAACCGCCACGTTCACCATCCGCCGGGACGCCTTCCTGGCCGAAGCCGCATCGCTCGGCATGACCGTGGATCCGGACCATATGCCCGCCACCACCATCGACGTCGGCGCTGCGGCGGCTGCCTTCGCCGACGCCTGGCCGGGCTGGCAGCGCCAGGGAGTGACCGCCGTCGTCTGCGCCACCGACACCCATGCGTACGGGGTGCTGCAGGAAGCCCGCGTGGCCGGGGTCCGCATTCCGGCGGAACTGGCCGTGGCCGGATTCGACGACCTGCCGTATTCGGCTACCAGCAGCCCGGGCCTGACCAGCGTGCACCTGCCCGCGGCGCACCTGGGCCTGAAGGCCGGTGAACAGCTGCGCCGGCTGATGGAAGGGCGGGCGTTGGAGCAGGAGGAACTCGTCCTGGAAAGCTCCCTGGTGGTGCGCGGCTCGACGTCGGCCGGCGAAACGTAG
- a CDS encoding RelA/SpoT domain-containing protein: MPSNWESLDAPQRESVEHNVEIYERVRPALKLITRDVLLTLRDMLKGTEVTPLFVSGRTKTVESFREKISRTEEPLEPGGPRLLKFPDPFRTLNDMVGIRVITKLPAENALVANIIKRQRQLFDCRGDREKDIGSIESGTYGYSSRHLILRTIQNEAVKEYQQVFNPDAVPNGSYFFECQIRTIFAHAWSEIEHDIRFKAEDPRAWTPHFDRQFTATAAMLETVETAFADLHERYEEVRSFWDMDGEGAAALTPNRIRDVWRTLLPHVDRKVDDDWGWAAELLAAHGLNQTVQLAGLLSANRITEVRKALDHRYSPGPDRLMDDLLLWQYGTKHIDLTAEPADAVPHPRRDSLLRRLRQIERYRMTTK, encoded by the coding sequence ATGCCGAGTAACTGGGAGAGTCTGGACGCGCCGCAGCGAGAGTCGGTAGAGCACAATGTGGAGATCTACGAGCGCGTCCGCCCTGCCCTGAAGCTCATCACCCGGGACGTCCTCCTCACCCTCCGGGACATGCTCAAGGGCACAGAGGTGACGCCGCTGTTCGTCAGCGGGCGCACCAAGACGGTGGAGTCGTTCAGGGAAAAGATCTCGCGCACGGAAGAGCCGCTGGAGCCCGGCGGCCCGCGGCTGCTCAAGTTCCCGGACCCGTTCCGGACCCTCAATGACATGGTGGGGATCCGGGTAATCACCAAGCTCCCGGCGGAGAACGCCCTGGTGGCCAACATCATCAAGCGCCAGCGGCAGCTGTTCGACTGCCGCGGCGACCGCGAGAAGGACATCGGGTCCATCGAGTCCGGCACGTACGGGTATTCCAGCCGGCACCTGATCCTGCGGACCATCCAGAACGAAGCCGTCAAGGAGTACCAGCAGGTCTTCAACCCGGACGCCGTGCCCAACGGCAGCTACTTCTTCGAGTGCCAGATCCGCACCATCTTCGCCCATGCGTGGAGCGAGATTGAGCATGACATCCGCTTCAAGGCCGAGGACCCGCGCGCTTGGACACCGCACTTCGACCGGCAGTTCACGGCCACCGCCGCCATGCTGGAAACCGTAGAGACAGCCTTCGCCGACCTCCACGAACGGTACGAGGAAGTCCGCAGCTTCTGGGATATGGACGGGGAAGGGGCAGCGGCCCTCACACCGAACCGGATCCGCGACGTCTGGCGGACCCTGCTGCCGCACGTCGACCGGAAAGTGGACGACGACTGGGGATGGGCCGCGGAACTCCTGGCCGCCCACGGCCTCAACCAGACCGTGCAGCTGGCCGGCCTGCTCAGCGCCAACCGCATCACCGAGGTCCGCAAGGCACTGGACCACCGCTACTCCCCCGGCCCCGACCGGTTGATGGACGACCTCCTGCTGTGGCAGTACGGCACCAAGCACATCGACCTCACCGCAGAACCGGCCGACGCCGTCCCGCACCCCCGGCGCGACAGCCTCCTGCGGCGGCTGCGGCAGATCGAGCGGTACAGGATGACGACGAAGTAG